The Fodinibius salinus nucleotide sequence ACGTAGCCAGCTGTTCTTCGAAATAGGCAAAGGATTTGTCCACTTTCCGCAGGTGACGGTCTTCAAAGTCATTGCTCCGATCAATGATTGCCTTCACCTCCGCAAGAGAACAAGCATTTTTGAGCTGCTGGTTTCAGGACAACCATTCCCGCAGTTCCCTGCAGTAGGTAAACGGTCCATCGTATTCTTTTATTCACGCTAAAAATAGTTTTTCAGTGTATCGTTCTAGTTCTTTCTTATTACTCATTGTTATTTTTCTTTTCGTTTGAATTTAAATTGCAGTTGGTAAAGTCAAGGGTCTTGTAATGCTCGGTGCTTACCGTACCATTAAGGACGCCTTTGAGGATCGCCGGTGCTTTCTCAGCTGGCCTTTTTCACTCGTGTTTATGCGCTAAATAGCGGATCACATACGGTGAGGTATCCAACTTTCCGGCGGTTCGGTACATCCCACATTCTGTTCAGATCTCTTTGATCCTTTTCAGTCCATACTCTTCGATCAGCCGGTGGCTTTCCGAATAACTGGTATCGCGGGGTTTTCTGTTATTGGGATAATTGTGTGTTCTGCTCTTACTCATAGTTGTATTATTTAAGGTTACTGTTTTAGTGAATTAAATGATCTATATATAATAATCAGATTTTTTCGTCGGCTGTTGTCGGTCACCCTGCCACAGGTTATATATAAGGTGAGGGGTAGGTGGCTTATTTTGCAATATTATTTATTATAGTGTTTACAACAGTGTTATTTTTATTTCAATGTTCTCTTATAGGCCTCACCACCCTACACCTATTAAGATAGTTTACTGTTCGTCAAGGACTTACAGGGTTAAGGGTACCTCAAGAAAGGCTACCCCGAGCCGGATCCTTCCTCACCTTCATCGTGATTTGATGCCCTAAAGGTAGATTCAAACGAATCTTTCTTATGAACCAGATAATACTTGGAGCCCTGACTTTTAACCGATTGGTACCCGTGTTTTGAGAGCGCTTGCCCCAAGCGTGTAACAGCCCGATGCGAGCTGCTGGGTAATCCCCCGCCGTGTAGCTTTTCAAGGATTTGGGTGGCCGTATATCGTTTGGCCTGCTGGTCACTTTTTTCAGCCTTTTCGAAATGCTCCAAGAGTAACTCTTCCTCAACCGACTGGGTTTCAAACTGCTTGTTGTGGCGGTTGATTTGCTGGATTTCATTCCCGTCAAACCAATACTTGAACCCTTTCTTGTATAGATGCAGTGCTTGAGAATACACCTTGGTCATATCGATATTGTGCTGGTAGTTGATATCACTGACACGGTGAATCAGGAAGCGCCTCGACCCCGTGGGATCATGCAGCATGGTACCCTGATTGATAGAGCCGCAAAGGCTCGAAAACCGAGTAAGCTTGTCGGCATATCTGGCGTAGGGTCGCCGGACGCGTATTTCACTTTTGGTAATGAGTTCTTTGAGGGCGCCTTCCTTGTATTTGGTAAGGGTTTCTAGCTCATCAAGCTGGCAGATGATTGTCTCAGATAATTGTATGACAGAGTCTTTATTGTTTGGATTGAGATTGCCCGAGAAAACGTAGTCGGTAAGTTCATCCGGTGCTAGTCCGAGTAGAAACGTACTCTTTCCTATTCCTTGTCCTCCTTGGAGTATAAGCACCGTTTGGTTGACAACCTCTTGTTCCTTTACGCTGGCAACTAACGCTACCAGCCACTTGCGCAGGCACCATTTCCAATACTGCTGATCTTTCGCCTTTACCTGCTCGGCCAACTTATTGATGTGGTCGGTACCGTCTCACTTGGGCAACCCTTCGAAATATTCGTGGAAGGGATGGTATTTTTCCACAAAATCAGATTGCAAGAGGCTCTGCAGACGTCGTTGGCTGATCTTGGCCCCACGATTTCGCATATCTCGAAGCACGCTGTTGAACTGATAGTCATCCATCAGCTTCCAGTCTCCATCTACCTTCACTTCGGTGCGGTTGGTCACCACATTGAAACGAAAATCGTAGAAATAGTTTAGAAATCCCTCGTGTTCGTCGCTGCTCGTAATCGGTTTGTTCTCAAAGGCCTTGCGGATGGTCATTTCCCCATAGGTCGTCCCATCTGAGCGGTGTTTTTCGTCCCATTTCGAGCGCATAAGCGCCGATTGTCGGTAAATTTGATCGGTAAGCTCGGCATCGAACTTGGTTCACTTTGCAAGGAGGCTAATATATCCCAATTCGGCCCGGGATTTGTCGCCAGCGTAGCGCGTCAGGTCGCCATGATCGTGCAATGCGCTAAAAAGGGGCCCGTCGTCGCTCTCTTTGATCTGTGAGAGTAGATAATCGTGTTTAGGACTGGAAACAGCCCGTTTTCGGCTCGAAGATCCTCCAGTAGTCGTTGGAATCTCCAGTTCTTGGATATTTACCGTCCGAATAGGCTTCGAATCCCCATAAATATCGCCGGTCATCGTAAAATACCGCACTGAATCGTAGATTTCGATACATTTGAAGCCCACATGCTCCATGGAGATCTTATTGGGGAAGTCATCTGCTAATATTCCTTTTACAAAGATGTGCAGGCCGTTCCCGCTGACTGATTTTTCGGTATAGGAGTCCGCCCACTCGACAATTTCGGCGGCAGCTGGCAGCAACTGACCACCGCTAAAACAATCATCGAGGTCAATACCAATAAACGGGTCATCTTTGGTAAACATATACCCGATACCACTGATATTAGAATGTGTACCCACTGTTAGAGCCTGTAACGCCTCCTGAAAGGAACTTCAAGTGGAGGGATCATTGGATCTGGCCGGGCGGCCATTGGGTTGGAGGGGGATTTTATTGTCGCTATGACATACTCACTGATCTCGTCCGGTGAGTCCGGAGTTTATATTTTGAAAGTTACTATTCATTTTATTGAGATTAATTTATCAATTTATTTGACACTGGGATTAATTCATCCCTGTTCTTACTTAATACATTGCGTGATCTGGAGTGATTTGTCAAATATTTCTTACAACTGTTAAAAATGGCTTTATTAGTTATAAAGTTTTATATCATAAAATAAAGCCCTTTAAGTGTTATAAAACAGGTATTTAGTAATAATAAATAGATTTAGTAAAAAGTTTGATAAAATTATTTTATTCGCTAATTGTGTTGATACTTAATTTTGAAGCTCCTCAATCAGTGTGATAGGAATAAGATAGAGGCTTTCATTATTTTGGGTCGTCGTGGCGTATTGACTATCTCTTCGTATGCCAAAACAATTTTCAATTAACTCGTTAAATTTTCCCTTTCTTCGTAGTACCTCATAATCCTCTTCAAAATCCTTTTTTAAGTCGAATTCCCAGAGTTTTTTGGTGATATATTTGAAATGGACTGTATCCTTATCATCCGGGTCATGTTCTTTAAAAAATGCTTTCAGTATATCTCGTATTGCGTCAAGCAGTTGACTCTGATTAGCAGCTTCTTCATACCAACAGACATCAAGGCCTTCCAAAATATTTCTTTTTACGTTGAGTTCGTCAACAAGCTGGGCAACTGTTAATAGTGGTTTGGCTAGCTGCAGTTTACGATTGTCAAGCTTGATATTACTGACCGGTAATCGAATATCGGTAGGCATATTGGCAACCGCATCAAACAGGGTGGAGGTATTGGTGAGTCCAAAAGCGAAGCAGGAAAGTTGAATCAGGCGAATATCCTCAGCGATCTGATTGTCAAACTCAATGAATTGGTCCTTTGGAATACTTTTGGGCTTTTCAAGAGTCTTAATCTGAATGGATCGTGATTTCAAGGTATCAATAAAAATATCTCCAGTACCACCGAAGGCTTTAGGAGAATAGGTGTTAAGAATGACATTGTCATTCTTGGATCGTTTTTCGTAGGAACCCTTATAGTGATAGCCTCCATTAAGAAACCGGGAGAGATCATCTTCGGATTTCCTTTTTGAAGAGTAATCTTCAAATTCATCAATACACAGTGTAGAACTATGGTAATGGACCTGGTGAATAAGAGAGGAGGGGGTGGCTTTCGTCAAATGTTTGCCGTTGAACGATAGTTGTGAAAGGATTTCTAGGATCGTTGTTTTTCCCGTGCCCCGTTTCCCCATAAAGTGCAGATATGGATAGGCTTGAAATAACTTAAACACATAACTACCAATCAGCCACGCAGTGAGAATGTCAAAAACCTGGCGATGCTCAAAATACAGAAATCGCCTAATGAACGACCGAACGAATGGATATAACGAAGAGGGTTCCAAGAGTTCTTCTCGCTTTATATGGTCAACCATATCTTGGTCTAATCGACTTTGCACAGGAGTGCTATGTGAAGGCGTTAAGCTTTCCAACACATATAGGTGCCGATTCTTCATGGTTCTAATAGGATTAGAAAGGATCGTTCGAGTGCCACCATAGCTATAGATTAGCGAGCCCCTTTTAACATCTTGGGCTGGATTAAATGAGAGTTGCCCATATTCTTTGCGATTATCATTGTAATTTCTTCTACTTGGGACATCACTCGCTTCGAGCTTGGTTATATTCTTTCGAAGTTCTTCCAACAGCTTCTCCGGGGTATGCTCACTGAGCCATATGGCAATAGATGTATTGGAAAAAACATTGTAGAGGTTCGATTTATAAAGCGGTATATCCTCCGTTAATAAAACGCTTGCAAAGGGATAAATGGAGAAACTGAAATTCTTCCCAAAGTTACGCAGGCAGAATATGATTTCTTTATCAGACAATAGGGAGGGGTAACCATAGTAGCTTACTTCATCTTCGGAAGGTAAGGGAATGGCACATATCCTATGAGATTGAAGAAAGTCTGCTATTAGGGGATTTTCTACGATCAACACAGTCTCGGATTCAGTGAACATCTGCACTGGAAGTCGAAAAACGCCACGGTGCTGCCATTTTAATCCATGAGCCTGAAGATTGTAATCCCTAATAGCTACCTCCGCTCCCGTGTTGCTTAAACTAAAATATCGGAGCGTATTCAGATGGGGAAGGGCTTTTATCTTTATATTTTTTGGCTGGTAGGAGAAAGGAAACTGTCTGGATAATGCCTGAATATCATCAGTCGATTGACCTGAGTCTTCTACATTTTGCTGAAATGCACCAAAGTAGTCCCCTTCGAAATTGAAGGCCACTTTTTGTCCACTGGATGCGATGTTATAGAGTTCACCATACAACTCCTCAATTGTGATCGACTCATTATCAAGGTTTAGTTCAAAACTGTTATTAACCGATAATGATCGACTTTCCCCACGCCAGTCCTGAATAGTTATCGATATCGGGAAGTTGTCATTGTGCACATCCCTAATGGGGAAATTAGGTATATTTTGCTCAAGAATTAGCAGTTCGTGACGCTGAAGTTTTACTGATTGGAAATTAATCATGATTCAGTAGGTGAAGGGCTTAAGATGTTTTTAAATAGGTTTTGATCTGCTTTGTCTCCGTCAGCAGTATGGAATACAAGGTGCCGCTTGATGCTATTTATATAATCAGAAATCTCAGCTTGCGTTCTTTTTTGTTGGTATAGTAAATTGGCTAAAGAGTCAATTTGTGTTTCGGTAAGTTGATGGGGGATTTCTTCAAGCTGCTGCTTAAGCTGTTTCTTGATATTCGGTAATTCTGGACGTTCTACCTCAATGTTCGTTCCAAACCGACCTGGACGAAGCAAGGCTGGATCAATCATATCCTTTCGATTGGTTGCTGCCACAAAGATGATATTTTCATTGTCAGCGCTATCCCCAAACTGAGTAAGTAGCGTATTGATGCTATCTGACGCATGACTG carries:
- a CDS encoding HindVP family restriction endonuclease translates to MINFQSVKLQRHELLILEQNIPNFPIRDVHNDNFPISITIQDWRGESRSLSVNNSFELNLDNESITIEELYGELYNIASSGQKVAFNFEGDYFGAFQQNVEDSGQSTDDIQALSRQFPFSYQPKNIKIKALPHLNTLRYFSLSNTGAEVAIRDYNLQAHGLKWQHRGVFRLPVQMFTESETVLIVENPLIADFLQSHRICAIPLPSEDEVSYYGYPSLLSDKEIIFCLRNFGKNFSFSIYPFASVLLTEDIPLYKSNLYNVFSNTSIAIWLSEHTPEKLLEELRKNITKLEASDVPSRRNYNDNRKEYGQLSFNPAQDVKRGSLIYSYGGTRTILSNPIRTMKNRHLYVLESLTPSHSTPVQSRLDQDMVDHIKREELLEPSSLYPFVRSFIRRFLYFEHRQVFDILTAWLIGSYVFKLFQAYPYLHFMGKRGTGKTTILEILSQLSFNGKHLTKATPSSLIHQVHYHSSTLCIDEFEDYSSKRKSEDDLSRFLNGGYHYKGSYEKRSKNDNVILNTYSPKAFGGTGDIFIDTLKSRSIQIKTLEKPKSIPKDQFIEFDNQIAEDIRLIQLSCFAFGLTNTSTLFDAVANMPTDIRLPVSNIKLDNRKLQLAKPLLTVAQLVDELNVKRNILEGLDVCWYEEAANQSQLLDAIRDILKAFFKEHDPDDKDTVHFKYITKKLWEFDLKKDFEEDYEVLRRKGKFNELIENCFGIRRDSQYATTTQNNESLYLIPITLIEELQN